The proteins below are encoded in one region of Diceros bicornis minor isolate mBicDic1 chromosome 14, mDicBic1.mat.cur, whole genome shotgun sequence:
- the LOC131414052 gene encoding histone H2A type 1-E-like, with protein sequence MSGRGKQGGKARAKAKTRSSRAGLQFPVGRVHRLLRKGNCAERVGAGAPVYLAAVLEYLTAEILELAGNAARDNKKTRIIPRHLQLAIRNDEELNKLLGRVTIAQGGVLPNIQAVLLPKKTESHHKAKGK encoded by the coding sequence atgtcCGGACGTGGCAAGCAGGGCGGCAAAGCTCGCGCCAAGGCCAAGACTCGCTCTTCGCGGGCCGGGCTGCAGTTCCCCGTGGGGCGAGTGCACCGCCTGCTCCGCAAGGGCAACTGTGCCGAGCGGGTGGGGGCCGGCGCGCCGGTGTACCTGGCGGCGGTGCTGGAGTACCTGACGGCCGAGATCCTGGAGCTGGCGGGCAACGCGGCCCGCGACAACAAGAAGACGCGCATCATCCCGCGCCACCTGCAGCTGGCCATCCGCAACGACGAGGAGCTCAACAAGCTGCTGGGCCGCGTGACCATCGCGCAGGGCGGCGTCCTGCCTAATATCCAGGCCGTGCTGCTTCCCAAAAAGACGGAGAGCCACCACAAGGCTAAGGGCAAGTGA
- the LOC131414042 gene encoding histone H1.3 has translation MSETAPVAPAAPVPAEKAPVKKKAKKTGAAAGKRKASGPPVSELITKAVAASKERSGVSLAALKKALAAAGYDVEKNNSRIKLGLKSLVSKGTLVQTKGTGASGSFKLNKKAATGEAKPKAKKAGAAKPKKAAGAAKKPKKATGAATPKKSIKKTPKKAKKPAAAVGAKKVTKSPKKVKAAKPKKAAKSPAKAKAPKPKAAKSKSAKPKATKAKKAAPKKK, from the coding sequence ATGTCGGAGACTGCTCCAGTTGCTCCCGCTGCTCCCGTACCTGCGGAGAAAGCACCTGTTAAGAAGAAAGCGAAGAAAACAGGCGCAGCTGCTGGGAAACGTAAAGCGTCCGGGCCCCCCGTGTCCGAGCTCATCACTAAGGCTGTGGCTGCTTCCAAGGAACGCAGCGGTGTGTCCCTGGCTGCGCTCAAGAAGGCGCTGGCGGCCGCTGGCTACGATGTGGAGAAGAACAACAGCCGCATCAAGCTGGGTCTGAAGAGCCTGGTGAGTAAGGGCACGCTGGTGCAGACCAAGGGCACTGGTGCCTCCGGTTCTTTTAAGCTCAACAAGAAAGCAGCCACCGGCGAGGCCAAGCCCAAGGCGAAAAAGGCGGGCGCGGCCAAACCCAAGAAGGCTGCTGGGGCGGCTAAGAAGCCCAAGAAGGCGACGGGCGCGGCCACCCCAAAGAAGAGCATCAAGAAGACCCCGAAGAAGGCGAAGAAACCGGCGGCGGCTGTGGGGGCCAAAAAAGTAACGAAGAGCCCGAAAAAAGTGAAGGCAGCCAAACCGAAGAAGGCGGCTAAGAGTCCCGCCAAGGCCAAAGCACCTAAGCCCAAGGCAGCCAAGTCTAAATCTGCCAAACCCAAGGCTACGAAGGCAAAGAAGGCGGCGCCAAAGAAGAAGTAA